The stretch of DNA TCCCGGAGCTCGGTTCGTTCGCCATCCGCGACATGGGTCAGACCATCGCCGCCGGCAAGGTCCTCAGCGTCGACGAGCGATAACACATGTCCCAGCAGGCACGCGTTCGGCTGGCGGGCACGAGCCCCGACGACCTCGACGACATCTGCGCCGACGTGCGGGAGATCGCCGAGAAGACCGGCGTCGAGCTCTCGGGGCCGGTCCCGCTCCCCACGAAGACGCTGGAGGTCCCCACGCGGAAGTCCCCCGACGGTGAGGGGACCGCGACGTGGGAACACTGGGAGATGCGGGTCCACAAGCGGCTCATCGACATCGACGCCGACGAACGGGCACTGCGCCAGCTGATGCGCATCCAGGTGCCCAACGACGTCTCCATCGAGATCGTCCTCGAGGACTGAGCGGGCACGCGAGTTCCGCGACGGCCGCCGCTCCCGCCGTCCGGAACCGAGCGGCACCGACCGCTCGCCTCGGGTCGTCGCTGCCGATCCGCCCCGAATCGCACGCCGGGACACACACCACACATCGTGTGAATCGCTATCGGAGGTCGCCCTCACGCGCAGGGTTTTTACGACCCCGCGTTCGAGAGGGATGCACGCGGGCTCGTAGATCAGCGGCAGATCGCTTCCTTCGCAAGGAAGAGGCCCCGGGTTCAAATCCCGGCGAGTCCACTCCCGGGTCGCGCGGTGTGCGACCACGTTCGTTCCCTCGCCGACTGCCCGTTCGCTTCGCTCACGGGAATCCCGGCGAAGTAGCTTCTGACTGTCCCGTCCACTGTCCACTTCTTCAGAGCTCCAGGACGAGCTAGTGGCCGTCGTGTTCGTCCCTCGGTGAGCGCCGGCGCACCCGCCAGGTGATAGATCACAGCCTCTGAGACGCCACAGACGGACGTTCGGTGACCGTGCTACAGTGCCGCTCCCGGTGACGGGTACGTCGGCCGATCTCTGGCACCGTCACGGGACCTCACTCCGCCCGTTCGTCCCCGTCCTCCGTCAGGGACGAGACGACGAGTCGCTTGATCCCGCGTCGAAGGAGCCCACTGGCCGCAGGCTGGGAGATCCCCAGGTCGGCGGCGACTTCACTGAGGGTCGCGTTCCGCGGCTCTTCGAAGTAGCCCCTCTCGACTGCGACGAGGAGCGCCTCCCGCTGGCTGTCGGTCAACCCGGCGTCCGTGTCGCCCAAACTGGCGTACTCGTTCACCCGAAGTAGGTCGATCTCGATCCCGTGCTGTCGTGCGTGGTCCCACAGATTCGCCAGCCCCGCTCGCTCGGACATCCAGACGGTCAGGATCCACGCGTCTCCCTCGTTCTCCATATCGAGGACGACGCCGTTCGCGGTCGAGACGACCGGCGAGAGGACCTTCGCCTGCTCCGTGTACTCGAAGCTGTAGATCGCCTCTCCGTCTCCGGTCTCGATCACTCGCTCGAACTCGCCGACGGTGTCGTCGCGCCGCAGCCCCTCCTCGAACCGGCGGAAGTCAGCCGACGCTATGTGATAGAAGAACTTCCCCGAGGTCGGGTCAGTACCCGCCTCCGACACCGACCTGACCGTCGAACTTCCGTCGTGGGCGACCGTCTCCGTGAGGACGATGTCGGGATGTCTGACCCGTACGGTGGCTTTAATATCGCTCATTGTCTGGCTGTCCGGTGGCCTGCGTCGTCGCGACGCTC from Haloarcula litorea encodes:
- the rpsJ gene encoding 30S ribosomal protein S10 gives rise to the protein MSQQARVRLAGTSPDDLDDICADVREIAEKTGVELSGPVPLPTKTLEVPTRKSPDGEGTATWEHWEMRVHKRLIDIDADERALRQLMRIQVPNDVSIEIVLED
- a CDS encoding helix-turn-helix domain-containing protein; its protein translation is MSDIKATVRVRHPDIVLTETVAHDGSSTVRSVSEAGTDPTSGKFFYHIASADFRRFEEGLRRDDTVGEFERVIETGDGEAIYSFEYTEQAKVLSPVVSTANGVVLDMENEGDAWILTVWMSERAGLANLWDHARQHGIEIDLLRVNEYASLGDTDAGLTDSQREALLVAVERGYFEEPRNATLSEVAADLGISQPAASGLLRRGIKRLVVSSLTEDGDERAE